The Streptomyces sp. NBC_00775 genome includes the window AGAGCTCCGTCCTCGACAACCTCCGCGCACTGCCCCACCAGCTGGCGCACGTCCACCCCGCCGCGGTGTCGATGAGCACGCTGACGCTGGCGCTCCTGCTCACCTGGACGCGGATTCCCGGGCGGATCGGGCGCGTGCTGCGCAAGGTCCCGGCCGCGCTCGTCGCCGTCGCCGGGGCCACCGTGACCGCCTCGCTCGCCGGGCTGACCCTGCCCAAGGCCGACCTGCCGTCCTGGAGCAGCCACGCGCTGGCCGGGCTGCCCGAGGGTCCGGTCCTCGGGTTCGCCGCCGCCGTCCTCACCGTGACGCTGGTGTGCAGCGTGCAGTCGCTGCTCGGCGCCGTCGCCGTGGACAAGCTGGTGGCGGGGCGGCCCGAGTTGCGCTCCCGGGTGGGCCGCTCCGACCTGGACCGGGAGCTGCTCGGGCAGGGCGCCGCCAACATCGTCTCCGGCGCGCTCGGCGGGCTGCCGATCGCCGGGGTCGCCGTACGAAGTTCCGCGAATGTGCAAGCCGGTGCCGTGAGCCGGAACTCCACGATGCTGCACGGCGTTTTCGTAGTAGTTGCCGCGCTGCTGATGGTCCCGATCCTGGAGCTGATCCCCCTCGCATCGCTCGCCGCCCTGGTCATGGCCGTCGGCATCCAGATGGTGTCCCTGCACCACATTCGCACGGTCACCCGCCACCGCGAGGTGCTGGTGTACACCGTCACCACGCTCGGCGTCATCGTCCTCGGAGTTCTCGAGGGAGTGGCGCTGGGGGTCTCCGTGGCCGTCGGGGTCGCCATGCACCGCCTCGCCCGCACCCACATCACACTCGAAGAGAAGGAGGGAGTCCATTACGTACGTGTACGAGGGCAGTTGACGTTCCTCGCGGTGCCACGGCTCAGCCGCGCCCTGCATCTGGTGCCCCAAGGGGCTGACACCGTGGTGGAGTTGGACGGCTCGTTCATGGACCACGCGGCGTACGAGTCCCTACAGGACTGGCAGAACGCCCACTTCGCGGGCGGCGGCAGGGTCGAGCTCACCGGGCGGGCCGGGACCCGGATCGCCGAGCCCGCGAGTTCCGCCCACTGCCGTTGCCGGCCCTGGACGCCATGGCGCAACCATCACTGTGAGACCTCAGCGACCCCGCAGTCCGTTCCTTCCGGTGGCCAGCCGGACAGGACGGGGGAGACGACCGACGGCTCCGCACCGAGCGGGCAGGACGGATCCCGAGGGCGGAGCGGGCACCAACTGGCGCGCGGCATCAGCGCGTTCCAGCGGAACACCGCGCCCCTGGTGCGGGGTGAGCTGGCACGGTTGGCGCGGGAAGGGCAGCGGCCGTCCCAGCTGTTCCTGACCTGTGCCGACTCGCGGCTCGTCACATCGATGATCACCTCCAGTGGTCCGGGTGACCTCTTCGTCGTACGGAATGTGGGCAACCTCGTGCCGTTGCCCGGGGAGGAGAGCGGGGACGACTCGGTGGCCGCGGCGATCGAGTACGCGGTGGACGTGCTGAAGGTGCGGTCCATCACGGTGTGCGGGCACTCGGGGTGCGGGGCGATGCAGGCCCTGTTGACGTCGGAGCCCGGAGGACCGGTCACGCCGCTCAAGCGGTGGCTGCGGCACGGGCAGCCGAGCCTGGAGCGGATGGCCGCCAAGGACCGGCCGTGGGCGCGGCTTGCCGGGAGGGCACCCGCCGACGCGGTGGAGCAGCTGTGTCTGACCAACGTGGTGCAGCAGTTGGAGCATCTGCGGGCGCATGAGTCCGTGGCGCGGGCCCTGCGGGAGGGCGTGCTCGAACTGCACGGGATGTACTTCCACGTCGGGGAGGCTCAGGCGTATCTGCTGGCCGACGGCGACGGGGGCGAGCTGTTCGATCACGTGGGGGCGACGGAGGATCTGCGCCGTCCCGCGTGACCCGGCCGTGGTGCGCGGCCCCAGTCGGCGGGGCCGCGCGCCATGTATCGGTTGCCGTTCCGCGTACCGACACGTCTACCGGCCCGCGTGCCGGTCAGCGTCCGGTGTCGGGTGAGTGGGTGGTCACGCCTTCCAGGATGGGGTTGGCGCGCTCCACCGGCACACAGGGCTTGATGGCGCCCTTGACCGCGTAGAAGATCACGGAGCGCACCACGCTGCCGGGGTGCTTGCTGTCGTGCAACAGGTTGTTCTCGAACGCCAGGGTGTCACCGCGGTGGAGGGTGATCTTCCAGGTGTCCATGAGGGGTGTGAGGGAGCTCGCCTGTTCGGGCTTGTGCGGGGGCGCGGAGGCGTTGCCCCTGGCCCCGGCGGCCGGGCTGACGTTGTAGTTGCCCGGGATGGCCTCGCCGCGTGGCTGCTTGCACTGGTGGGTGAAGTCGAGGTTCTGGATGTCGACGTGGATGCCGTTCGCGCGCAGCCGTTCGGTGAGTTCGCGCTGGTCGTCCGGTCGCGGTGTCAGGTCGTTCAGCGTGAGCGTGACGCTGCCGTCGCCGTGACGCTCGACCGCGTACGCCTTCGATTCGGCCGGGGAGCCGGGGATGAGCACCACGGCGAGTGCGGCGGCGGCGCAGGCCGCGGCGGCGAGGGCGAGGCGGGGCGGGGCGGGGTGACCAAGCGACGTACTCGCGCGGGCGCTTCAGTCATCCCGGTCTCGCTCACGCCGGTCCCACTCACGCCGGTCCCACTCACGCCGGTCTCGCTCATGCAGGTCTCACTCGCCGTGGCCGCGCCGACTCCGGCCTCGCGCAGTGCGATCTCCCGTTGGAGGTCGCTCAGCAGCCGGTCCTCGAAGGTCGCCTTCGTGTTCATGCCTCTCCCCCGATTCCTTCGGATACCTCGGATACCTCGGATATCGCGGATGTCCCGGATGTCCCGGATGTGTACGTCAGTGGTGAATCGGGCGTGGGCCCAGGTGTGGCGTCGGTCTCCGTGCGCAGGGACTTGCGGGCGCGGTGGAGGCGGACGCGGGCGGTGACCTGGCGGATGCCGAGGGCGGCGGCGGCTTCCGGGAGGGTGAGCTGGTCGACGGTGATGAGTTCCAGCAGGGCGCGTTCGCCCTCGGGGAGGTGGGCGAGGGCGGCGAGGGCGCGGCGGCCCGGGCTCTCGGCGTCGAGTTTGTCCTCGAGGCGGGCGATGTCGTCGGCGTCGAGGAGACGGCGGCCGGAGATCCGCTGGTCGCGGAGGGCTTCGCGGGCGATCCGGCGGCGCTCGGAGGAGACGACGATGGGGGTCCCCCCGCTCGAGCGAAGCCGAGAGTGGGGGGAGGGCGACGCCGTACAGCCAGGCGGTCTCGCTGCCGAGGCCGGGGCGGTAGGTGTCGGCCGAGTCCAGGACCGCGAGGAAGATCTCGGCGGTCAGGTCGGCGGCGGTGTGGGGGTCGTCGACACGCCGGGCGACGAAACGTGTCACGGCGTCGACATGGCGCCGGTAGAACTGTCCGAAGAGCTGTGGATCACGTGTCGCGGCGAGGGGCCCGCCCCGTATCCGTTCCACTCGGTGTCTCCTTCGCTTCGGGGGCACTTCGCCTGTTCTTGGGCCGAGACCCGGGAAGCGTTACCGAGTGAACCCGCCCGCTGGACCGTACGTGGCTGTGTACGTGCCTCTGCCAGGTGCCGCAGCGCAGGGAGAGGGGCGCCACAGCACATGGATAGGTCTAAACCAATTTCGGGTCGGCCCTTGTCACCGGGCCCCCCGGTCTGATGAGCTGTGGCCTGGGACACAACGGACACCCTGGGAAAGGGAGATGTCGTGAGCAACGAAAGCCTGGCCAACCTGTTGCGCGAGGAGCGCAGGTTCGCGCCGCCCGCAGACCTGGCCGCGAATGCCAATGTCACCGCGGAGGCGTATGAGCAGGCCAAGGCTGACAGGCTCGGCTTCTGGGCCGAGCAGGCCCGTCGGCTGACCTGGGCCACCGAGCCGACCGAGACGCTGGACTGGTCGAACCCGCCGTTCGCCAAGTGGTTCGCCGACGGGAAGCTGAATGTCGCGTACAACTGCGTGGACCGGCATGTCGAGGCTGGGAACGGTGACCGCGTCGCCATCCACTTCGAGGGCGAACCGGGCGACAGCCGGGCCATCACCTACGCCGAGCTCAAGGACGAGGTCAGCAAGGCGGCCAACGCCCTGACCGAGCTGGGTGTCGGCAAGGGTGACCGGGTCGCCGTATACCTGCCGATGATTCCCGAGGCCGTCGTCGCGATGCTGGCGTGCGCACGGATCGGCGCCGCGCATTCGGTTGTTTTCGGTGGGTTCTCCGCGGACGCGATCGCCACGCGCATCCAGGACGCCGACGCCAAGCTGGTCATCACCTCCGACGGCGGCTACCGGCGCGGAAAGCCGTCCGCGCTCAAGCCGGCCGTCGACGACGCGATCGAGCGGGTGGACCAGGTCGAGCACGTCCTCGTCGTACGCCGTACCGGGCAGGACGTCGCCTGGACCGAGGGCCGCGACGTGTGGTGGCACGAGATCGTCGAGCGGCAGTCCGCCGAGCACACACCGGAGGCGTTCGAGGCCGAGCACCCGCTGTTCATCCTCTACACGTCCGGGACGACCGGGAAGCCGAAGGGCATCCTGCACACCTCGGGCGGCTACCTCACGCAGGCCTCGTACACCCACCACGCCGTCTTCGACCTCAAGCCGGAGACCGACGTCTACTGGTGCACGGCCGACATCGGCTGGGTCACCGGGCACTCGTACATCACGTACGGGCCGCTCTCGAACGGTGCGACGCAGGTCATGTACGAGGGGACGCCGGACACGCCGCATCAGGGGCGGTTCTGGGAGATCGTCCAGAAGTACGGCGTCACCATCCTGTACACCGCTCCGACCGCCATTCGTACGTTCATGAAGTGGGGGGACGACATCCCCGCGAAGTTCGATCTCAGCAGCTTGCGGGTGCTGGGGTCCGTGGGTGAGCCGATCAACCCCGAGGCGTGGGTCTGGTACCGGAAGCACATCGGTGGGGACCGTACGCCGATCGTGGACACGTGGTGGCAGACGGAGACCGGCGCGATGATGATCTCGCCGCTGCCGGGGGTCACCGAGACGAAGCCGGGGTCGGCGCAGCGGCCGCTGCCGGGCATCTCGGCGACGGTCGTCGACGACGAGGCGCGGGAAGTGCCGAACGGTGGCGGCGGATACCTCGTCCTGACCGAGCCGTGGCCGTCGATGCTGCGGACCATCTGGGGTGACGACCAGCGGTTCCTCGACACGTACTGGTCGCGGTTCGAGGGGAAGTACTTCGCCGGGGACGGGGCCAAGAAGGACGAGGACGGGGACATCTGGCTCCTCGGCCGCGTCGATGACGTGATGCTCGTGTCCGGGCACAACATCTCGACGACCGAGGTCGAGTCGGCGCTCGTCTCGCATCCGTCGGTCGCCGAGGCGGCGGTCGTGGGGGCGGCGGACGAGACGACCGGGCAGTCGATTGTCGCGTTCGTGATCCTGCGGGGGACGGCTTCCGCCGAGGATGAGGGGCTGGTGGCCGCCCTTCGCAATCACGTGGGGACCACGCTCGGTCCGATTGCCAAGCCGAAGCGGGTGCTGCCGGTGGCGGAGCTGCCGAAGACCCGGTCCGGGAAGATCATGCGGCGGCTGCTGCGGGATGTGGCCGAGAACCGGGAGCTCGGTGACGTCACCACGCTGACGGACTCCACGGTGATGGACCTGATCCAGGCGAAGCTGCCGGCGGCGCCCAGCGAGGACTGAGGGTTCCCCCACCCACCCGCCCTTTTGTGTCTGGGGGCACTGTGTGCCCCCAGACCCCGTAGGCCGGTTCGTCGGCTGCGGGCCGGTGGGGGCCGTTCGCGCAGTTCCCCGCGCCCCTTAAAGGCGCGGGGCTGCACCGCGGGTTCTTTAGGGGCGCGGGGAACTGCGCGCCCAGCCCTCACCGGTCCGCACCCAAACGAACCACCCCACCTCACCCCCACCCCCGAAGCGCGCCAATGGTCCCTTTTGTGCCTAATGTGAAGATCGCCGCATAGACCCGGCCGCATATTAGGTAAGCTAAGGAAAGCGTCAATAGCGCGACAAGATCGTTCATGGTGTGCCGGGAAGTCTGGTCGGCGAGTGCTCAGTTATGCCCACCCGACCGGAGGTCCCCGCCGTGGCCGCGCCCCGCACCCGTACTCCCACCCGTAGGTTCCTCGGGCGGCTGTCGCTGCCCGAGCGGAACTTCGTCGCGGACGCGCTGCGTACCGAGACCGTGGGTGGCGTGCTGCTGCTGGTCGCCGCGGTTGCCGCGCTGATCTGGGCGAACACCCCGCTGCGGGACAGTTACGAGACCGTCAGCAACTTCCACATCGGGCCCGCCGCCCTCGGGCTCGATCTCTCCATCGAGCACTGGGCGGCCGACGGGCTGCTCGCCGTGTTCTTCTTCGTCGCGGGGATCGAGCTCAAGCGCGAGCTGGTCGCGGGGGATCTGAAGGATCCGAAGGCCGCGGTGCTGCCGGTGGTCGCGGCGGTGTGCGGGATGGCTGTTCCCGCGCTCGTGTACGTGCTCGTCAATGTCGCCGGCGGAGGATCGCTCGACGGGTGGGCCGTGCCCACCGCCACCGACATCGCCTTCGCGCTCGCCGTGCTCGCCGTCATCGGGACGTCGCTGCCGTCCGCCCTGCGCGCCTTCCTGCTGACGCTCGCCGTCGTCGACGACCTGTTCGCGATTCTGATCATCGCGGTCTTCTTCACCGAGACCATCAACTTCGCCGCCCTCGGTGGAGCCGTCGTCGGACTCGCCGTCTTCTGGCTGCTGCTGCGCAAGGGCGTACGCGGGTGGTACGTGTACGTTCCGCTTGCCCTGGTCATCTGGGGGCTGATGTACAACAGCGGCATCCACGCGACCATCGCCGGTGTGGCGATGGGCCTGATGCTGCGCTGCCACCGGCACGAGGGTGAGGAGCACTCCCCCGGCGAGCACATCGAGCATCTTGTGCGGCCGCTGTCTGCCGGGCTTGCCGTGCCGCTGTTCGCCCTGTTCAGCGCGGGGGTCGCGATCTCCGGCGGGGCACTGGGAGATGTGTTCACGCGGCCCGAGACCCTCGGTGTCGTGCTCGGGCTCGTGGTCGGCAAGGCGGTCGGGATCTTCGGCGGGACCTGGCTCGCGGCCCGGTTCACCAGGGCCTCGCTCAGTGAGGACCTGGCCTGGCCGGACGTCTTCGCCGTCGCCACCCTCGCCGGGATCGGCTTCACCGTGTCGCTGCTCATCGACGAGCTGGCCTTCAGCGGCGACCCGGTGCTCACCGACGAGGGCAAGGCCGCCGTCCTCATCGGCTCGTTCATCGCCGCCGTGCTCGCCACGGCGCTGCTGAAGATACGCAACGCCAAGTACCGCGCGCTCTGCGAGGCGGAGGAGCGCGACGAGGACCTCGACGGCATCCCCGATATCTACGAGCAGGAGAACCCGGCGTACCACCTGCGGATGGCGGAGATATACGAGCGGAAGGCCGCCGAGCACCGCAGGCTTGCCGAAGTGGCGGGCGGGGCAAGCGAGGGGAACGACGGTCCGGCATGATCTGACCAGACGGTACAAACAGAAGCACCAGACGGTACAAACAGAAGCAGATGAGGGAGATCGCGATGAGCGCACCCGACGGCAGCCCGGTCGGCGCCGAACGCAGCATCGGCCAGCTGTTCGCCTCGGCGACGACCGAGATGTCCGCACTGGTGCACGACGAGATCGCGCTGGCGAAGGCCCAGCTCAAGCAGGACGTCAAGCGCGGTGCGGTCGGCGGCGGGGCGTTCGCGGCGGCCGGCGCGGTCCTGCTCTTCTCCCTGCCGATGCTGAACTTCGCCTTGGCGTACGGCATCCGGACCTGGAGCGACTGGAACCTCGCGATCTGCTTCGTGCTGTCGTTCGCGGCGAATGTGCTGGTCGCCGTCGTCCTCGCGCTGATCGGCGTGATCTTCGCGAAGAAGGCCAAGAAGAGCCAGGGCCCGCAGAAGGTCGCCGCCTCGATGAAGGAGACGGCGGGCGTCCTGCAGAACGTCAAGCCGCATCCCCGCCCGGAACGGGTCGAGGACACCGTCAAGGCTGTGGCACGCTCGTCCTCATGACGGACCCCGCCACACCTTCGGCGCAACCCACCTCGGCCGTACGACTCGACGGTCCCTGGACGCATCGCGATGTCGCCGCCAACGGCGCGCGCTTCCACATCGCCGAGATGGGGGACGGGCCGCTCGTCCTGCTGCTGCACGGCTTCCCGCAGTTCTGGTGGACGTGGCGGCACCAGCTGGTGGCACTCGCCGACGCCGGGTTCCGAGCCGTGGCCATGGACCTGCGCGGGGTCGGCGGCAGCGACCGCACCCCGCGCGGTTACGACCCCGCCAACCTCGCGCTCGACATCACCGGGGTCGTACGGTCCCTCGGCGAGCCCGACGCCGCGCTGGTCGGACACGACCTGGGCGGCTATCTGGCGTGGACGGCGGCCGTCATGCGGCCCAAGCTCGTCCGCCGGCTCGCCGTGTCCTCCATGCCGCATCCCCGGCGCTGGCGCTCCGCCATGCTCTCCGACGTCAAGCAGACCGCCGCCGGCTCCTACATCTGGGGGTTCCAGCGGCCGTGGATCCCGGAGCGTCAACTCGTCGCGGACGACGGCGCCCTGGTGGGTCGTCTGGTACGGGACTGGTCGGGGCCTCGGCTGCCGGACGACGACGCCGTGGAGACGTACCGCCGCGCCATGTGCATCCCGTCGACGGCGCACTGCTCGATCGAGCCGTACCGGTGGATGGTGCGGTCCATGGCCCGCCCGGACGGCATCCAGTTCAACCGGCGGATGAAGCGGCCGGTTCGCGTCCCGACGCTGCATCTGCACGGCTCGCTCGACCCGGTGATGCGGACGCGGAGCGCGGCCGGATCCGGGGAGTACGTCGAAGCGCCGTACCGCTGGCGGCTGTTCGACGGTCTCGGGCACTTCCCGCACGAGGAGGACCCGGTGGCGTTTTCGACCGAATTGGTCAACTGGCTGAAAGATCCCGAGCCCGATCGGTGACCCTTCGGTGACCGTCCGAGAACACCTGTCCTACGAACAGCCAATTGCCCGGCGCATAGGCCAATTGGGGGCCCGGGGCACGGTTATCGACCTTGGGGCAGGGGCAGACGTCGGGGTATGGGCTGGACGCACGACTACAGTGACGCAGCACGCACACGCCGCTCGGCCTCGGGCCTGAGCTCCCATCAGAGGGGCACCCCGCAGCTGCCGGGCACGGACCCCCAAGTGGGGATTCCGCGCATTCTGCGCCGCCGGGCCCGCTGGGTCTCGGTCCGGCTGCGCCACCCACGCGGCTGAGCCCACCGGGCCCCTCCCACACGCCGGACTACAGC containing:
- a CDS encoding alpha/beta fold hydrolase, whose translation is MTDPATPSAQPTSAVRLDGPWTHRDVAANGARFHIAEMGDGPLVLLLHGFPQFWWTWRHQLVALADAGFRAVAMDLRGVGGSDRTPRGYDPANLALDITGVVRSLGEPDAALVGHDLGGYLAWTAAVMRPKLVRRLAVSSMPHPRRWRSAMLSDVKQTAAGSYIWGFQRPWIPERQLVADDGALVGRLVRDWSGPRLPDDDAVETYRRAMCIPSTAHCSIEPYRWMVRSMARPDGIQFNRRMKRPVRVPTLHLHGSLDPVMRTRSAAGSGEYVEAPYRWRLFDGLGHFPHEEDPVAFSTELVNWLKDPEPDR
- the acs gene encoding acetate--CoA ligase, giving the protein MAWDTTDTLGKGDVVSNESLANLLREERRFAPPADLAANANVTAEAYEQAKADRLGFWAEQARRLTWATEPTETLDWSNPPFAKWFADGKLNVAYNCVDRHVEAGNGDRVAIHFEGEPGDSRAITYAELKDEVSKAANALTELGVGKGDRVAVYLPMIPEAVVAMLACARIGAAHSVVFGGFSADAIATRIQDADAKLVITSDGGYRRGKPSALKPAVDDAIERVDQVEHVLVVRRTGQDVAWTEGRDVWWHEIVERQSAEHTPEAFEAEHPLFILYTSGTTGKPKGILHTSGGYLTQASYTHHAVFDLKPETDVYWCTADIGWVTGHSYITYGPLSNGATQVMYEGTPDTPHQGRFWEIVQKYGVTILYTAPTAIRTFMKWGDDIPAKFDLSSLRVLGSVGEPINPEAWVWYRKHIGGDRTPIVDTWWQTETGAMMISPLPGVTETKPGSAQRPLPGISATVVDDEAREVPNGGGGYLVLTEPWPSMLRTIWGDDQRFLDTYWSRFEGKYFAGDGAKKDEDGDIWLLGRVDDVMLVSGHNISTTEVESALVSHPSVAEAAVVGAADETTGQSIVAFVILRGTASAEDEGLVAALRNHVGTTLGPIAKPKRVLPVAELPKTRSGKIMRRLLRDVAENRELGDVTTLTDSTVMDLIQAKLPAAPSED
- a CDS encoding SulP family inorganic anion transporter; this encodes MSACVPTRAADSTRPTRTHQPHSPPPTPPRRFRIAGADLSASIAVFLIALPLSLGIALATGAPLQAGLVAAAVGGLLAGRLGGSPLQVSGPAAGLTVVTAELIHHYGWRTTCAITVLAGIAQLGLGCLRVARTALAVSPAIVHGMLAGIGVTIAVAQLHIVLGGTPQSSVLDNLRALPHQLAHVHPAAVSMSTLTLALLLTWTRIPGRIGRVLRKVPAALVAVAGATVTASLAGLTLPKADLPSWSSHALAGLPEGPVLGFAAAVLTVTLVCSVQSLLGAVAVDKLVAGRPELRSRVGRSDLDRELLGQGAANIVSGALGGLPIAGVAVRSSANVQAGAVSRNSTMLHGVFVVVAALLMVPILELIPLASLAALVMAVGIQMVSLHHIRTVTRHREVLVYTVTTLGVIVLGVLEGVALGVSVAVGVAMHRLARTHITLEEKEGVHYVRVRGQLTFLAVPRLSRALHLVPQGADTVVELDGSFMDHAAYESLQDWQNAHFAGGGRVELTGRAGTRIAEPASSAHCRCRPWTPWRNHHCETSATPQSVPSGGQPDRTGETTDGSAPSGQDGSRGRSGHQLARGISAFQRNTAPLVRGELARLAREGQRPSQLFLTCADSRLVTSMITSSGPGDLFVVRNVGNLVPLPGEESGDDSVAAAIEYAVDVLKVRSITVCGHSGCGAMQALLTSEPGGPVTPLKRWLRHGQPSLERMAAKDRPWARLAGRAPADAVEQLCLTNVVQQLEHLRAHESVARALREGVLELHGMYFHVGEAQAYLLADGDGGELFDHVGATEDLRRPA
- the nhaA gene encoding Na+/H+ antiporter NhaA, producing MPTRPEVPAVAAPRTRTPTRRFLGRLSLPERNFVADALRTETVGGVLLLVAAVAALIWANTPLRDSYETVSNFHIGPAALGLDLSIEHWAADGLLAVFFFVAGIELKRELVAGDLKDPKAAVLPVVAAVCGMAVPALVYVLVNVAGGGSLDGWAVPTATDIAFALAVLAVIGTSLPSALRAFLLTLAVVDDLFAILIIAVFFTETINFAALGGAVVGLAVFWLLLRKGVRGWYVYVPLALVIWGLMYNSGIHATIAGVAMGLMLRCHRHEGEEHSPGEHIEHLVRPLSAGLAVPLFALFSAGVAISGGALGDVFTRPETLGVVLGLVVGKAVGIFGGTWLAARFTRASLSEDLAWPDVFAVATLAGIGFTVSLLIDELAFSGDPVLTDEGKAAVLIGSFIAAVLATALLKIRNAKYRALCEAEERDEDLDGIPDIYEQENPAYHLRMAEIYERKAAEHRRLAEVAGGASEGNDGPA
- a CDS encoding phage holin family protein, producing MSAPDGSPVGAERSIGQLFASATTEMSALVHDEIALAKAQLKQDVKRGAVGGGAFAAAGAVLLFSLPMLNFALAYGIRTWSDWNLAICFVLSFAANVLVAVVLALIGVIFAKKAKKSQGPQKVAASMKETAGVLQNVKPHPRPERVEDTVKAVARSSS